CATAACATAATCAATCTAGAAATTGCTAGAAACTTTAGATCTTTAACAATAACATACTataatcaataataataaaataaataagtaataattatcATTTGTATTACAGCATTTCAGATCCAAATCTAAAACAAATCAATTAGAAACCTAATTATCAGATCATGATAAAAAATCAAACCGGACCTGAGGGAAGTTAGCGCTCTGAGCCCAAACGCTGCCATCGTGGCCGATGATGGCGGCGGAAGCGAGTGTATTGCCGTCGCCGACGTCGCACATAAGGTGGTCATCGACATACGTTTGCCACGACATTTTTGTCTGAAAACGAAAACGAATCTAAACCGTTGATtctgtttttaatttgtttttaattttgatttttgattttacgTTTTGCTTTGAACTTATTTCCGGATTCAAAGAACACAGGTGGGTATATATAGTGTCCGTGAATTTTCTTCTGCTTTGATGTCTACGTGTTATTAATGGAGTGGGTCCCGCATAGATATGATTAACGGTGGTGGGTTTTTATTTTCGTTTTTGATGAATTGTATGATCGGATCTTGGCCGTATATTTCAACATGATTAAATGAGTGCCGTTCACGTTCATTTTACTCTTTTCTTTTCGGTACAGTGTGATAATTTTGGTAGGGAAAAATTATTCTAGTGGCGCCTGAACTTTAaatctttatttcttttaaaccagatttttaaaaacatatcatATTAGTACTTTTGACCATTTTCGGTCACCATTGCATTAAATGGACAAAAATAAAGCTCATTTTACCAAAATTTCACTCtaatattagaaaaataataataataatttgtgtAAATCATACATTTTCTATCGaaatagaaaattatattagtaaatttaaaatttaaatatattaattgtccagtaattaaaaaataactatcaacactcatttatatttgttaaaatttaacatactaatttaaaagatataaaaatgcAGACTTTAAAAGTAACATACGTAGAAAAGTTCAATACATAAATTCTGACTATATTCGACAATTCCATTTCTTATATAAATTTTCGAATTatgtttttcaaataatttaattaataaaatatattaattcagTGTAAAATATTTAGTATGAATAATTTATCATTCATGGTATATACATTTTTTTGAGCTACATGGGATTCACATTCTGTATTTATTAAGCTCACACCAAAGGGAAGTGTGGGCACTTGTTTATCATTTCCCCATGATGTCTTTCATTTTGTATATTCACATGTTTCTctgataaaaattcaatttgataataataatagcAGTGCTTATCACTCAGCACGGCCAGACTCCCGTCGTCGGGTTTACTGGGAGACTTGCTGAGGAGCTTAGTGCAAGGGAGTAAATTTGAGCTACACAATAACGAATATCCCAATACCCTCACATTCATTGATTCACTATATAAGTGATAAACTCTTAGCAATACGAAAAAACGAGTGCAAAATCTCCGTAATATACTCGCATTTAAAATCTCTGTAATTCTCCCTATCAAACCAAGccttaaaagataaattatatttttatatactgaaagggtagttttaaataaattaaaaaaaaaataatagatccAATTTGATCATTTAAGATCAAGTAGACTGAAAACTTCTAAGATCAACAAGATCTAAGTTGAGACATGGTAATAAGAAAATTTGAATCCATTTGACCTgaacttataaataaatttctagATCAATTAGACCCGAATAGATGAAATTAGATCTAACTAATTCCGGCACACAAGTTTATGAACTGAAATGACCATTCTCTCATTTGTAACCCACCTAGAATACTTCATATTCACAAATCTTGCACCAAGCTGTCAGAAAAAAAGGCTAGGAAACGTTCTTTGTAGAGCACCTAATATTCAGGTTCATCTGCAAAAGTGCATTTATTTCAATCAtgtcaagaatcaaaatgaaacTGTAATTCTAGTTTGGTGCAATAAAAAGTCTATCAGCCGGTATGTTAAGGGTCTGTCCGTACCATTACCACCATCGTCCGCATCATTGTAATCGTCGTCGTCGTCGTCAAAATCAACATTCTGCAGCATCAAAATCATTTcgtttaacaaaataaattagttCTAATATGCAATTGATCAGGCACGTAGAAGAACATCTCTATCATTGAAGCACATATAACGATAGGACAAATCGAACGTTAAAAAAAAGACAGACTCCATTTGACATAGAAGAAACCAACAATTAGGAGTATGCAAAAATCGCACCAAACCAAAAAATGGTACGTTCGGTTTGACATTGTAAAAAATAGTGTTGGACATTATTGACCACTTTCAATGGCCACACTTATTGGTAATAATAAGATACTTTGTCCAATATAGCATAAATGACATGTCAGTGCAATATTGGAAGAAATGCAGATGATAAATGATAATCCTGATGACAGAAGCATAACATCCAATATATTTCCATGTGAACCTGATTATAATCATCATCACTTAATTCTTCCTCCGCATCTTctacttcttcttcatcatcttccTCCTCCTCATCGCcttctttcttttccttttcacCTTTCTCATCGCGGCCCTAGAGACACAAACAACTCCAAAGATGAATATGTTGGAGTGAACTTCACAAGAAATATGTAAATTAATGCACGGTACATGGTTTTACTTTGAAGTCCAAATCCAAAAAGGAAAGACGAACAAGAAAACCTGTCTTTCAATAGGGTTTCACAACTTTGATACTCAATGACCGAGTAATATAGGCAGAATAATtaagtttacaaattttacctcATACTTCTGCTCAAGCTTTTCAAACAGATCCCACTTTTGCACTTCTGTGatgatgaaaataaaatttaataaaatccgAATTTAAATGGTTGTAACTAATAGAAAAAGTATGACCATGAAAATATGAAATGAAGCAATAAATAAATGTTCATTAAACTGActgttaataaaaaaactagCTATTAAACCATGTGAAAACCAACACAGGAAACAACTACAAATTCAGTACATgacaataattaataaacagTGATTAAATTAATACTGATAAGGTATGGACACCTGTGCATTATAGAATTGACCCAAATAACACAGGTTGTCAACATATGCCAAAAAGCAGTTTTTAAATCCAGATCTCATGAACACATATAAACTTAGGAATTCCAACTGTATCCCGAATTCCCAGCTGAAATAAGCATTAAAAAGTACACGAGTTTACTAATAAACATTAGATGAGGAAGTCCATCTCTTCTATCCTAAATATAACACactataacaaaaataaaagagataaGTTTGATGGTTATCTGCATCTAGTTATAATCGataaaacaaagaaaaacaagGGAACAGCACTATCTtgattttcgtaacatttaaatatCTGCTTCGACATATGACATAGAGTAGAACTTGAAGTTTTTCCTATTTCTTAGAAGATTGTGATCAAATGATAGACAGAgcaaaattgaaagtaaaaagaAGGAAAAACATGCCATTTTATCAGACCTGAGTGCGAGTCCCATCGAACTTTTTTGGGATTTGGTCGGTCCCACTTTGTCCCTGAAAAATTATATGCCTATCAGAAGAGTTCCCATGACAGCATAAACAGCAATGAGTGAAACATAAGGAAACAGAAAGAAACTTATACTCAAACCTGCAATAAGTTCTTTAGGAAAATTCGAAGGCTGGAGTAGTAGAAAATTTCCAAGTGAATCACGTTTTAATGTGGTCTTTGACTTCCCCCGGTCAGAAAATCTTTCTACGTCCATGTTCTGGCTCTCTAATGTCATggtcagaaaaaaaaaatgaagtgaAAACAAAATGACAGAATCTCCAAGGAGGCAAGTAATTGTCTTCAAACAACGATAGGAAAACAGAACCAGGTCATGTAGAGGtgattagaaaaataaaagagattCATATCAtgacagaaaaagaaaaagaaaacaaagaacCAATAAGAATTAATATTAGTAGCAATGAGTATAACACAAGTGAGATGCTATGCTAGTCTGAAGTTGTCCAAATTCAACATTTTTTCCAAATTTCATAGGTTTTTCTACTCATTTGAAGCATTACGAGTTCATAGTCTTGCAGCTTCCATCCATAGGAACTATGGGGCAAAAACGTACAATTAACCAACTAATTGGAACGTAAACCATAAATAAAGAAACACATAAGTTCTCCAAGCTTACTCTTTGAACTAGTATCTTCAAGATAATAAGGCGAGGATTTCCAAAAATTTACCAGCTTAGCATTTCCAACAACTAATACCCTTTCCTCCTTCACTCCTTTGCGATCAGGTAATTCAACTTCCTGCACATTCCACATAGATAGTTTCACATTAGAAAACCCCTGCAATGATGAGTATGTATCTTCAAGTTGTAGCACCAATTTAGCCGTAATGTTGCATATTAGAAACGAAACATCCAGACAGACAGCAAgctcaaaatcataaagaaAATAACATGAACAAGCCAATGAACtatcaaaaaatttacataatttaaaatgaatatacCACATTTGGTCCTCCATTCAATTACATCACATTAACCAACATAAGCTTCTTGAAGAACTGAAATCTAAATGAGTTTACCTCTCATGAATTTGGAATAACAGATACGAATAAAAGAAAAACGCAGAACCTCTTGATTAAAACTAATAGCAGACAACTTAAAATGTACAGTTCACAGTTAAAAAAACCAAAATCCCAGTTTAACTGACAAGTACAAACAACATAATAATGATAAAGCAATTATCTTtcaaaaaagaatataaattaaaacaatatagGAGATATGAGTAAACCCAGTAACTGAAACAGTAGAccaattaataaacaaaatgaaaaaaaatttgacTTACAGGAAATTCAACATAAGGCTCTTGTCTTGCAAACCCAAACCCACCACCCCCTCCTCCTCCAAATCTTCCTCCTCTACCTCTCCCTCTCCCTCTAAATGACATATCTACAAACACAATTAAGAGAATTCGAATTTCTTCTTCTTAATAAGGCCACTTTAACAATCTTTTAAGCGGAATTGAATAGGAAACAGAACAGGAGCGGCCTGGGCTAGTGTAACAGCTCATCATCAGAAATGTAAGTAGAAGTTTATCTACCTCTAAAAAATCTGTTCTTCAATAATTATGGGCAGAACAAAGGAAACTCAAAGCTCTTTAAGCGTGTAGCTGAAAAGGGCTTGCAATGCGACTTTACGTTTTCTTTAACTCGgaatgattttgttttattagTAGTACAATTTGCTTGGCAAACCATTCCAAGCTTTTACATTCTCTAATTGAAGCAAGGGTTTAGCAGacgtattaaattattaaatcaatcaaaaattataagtttaaCAGAccaatataatttataatcataCTTGCTTGTTGTAGagacggcggcggcggcggaggTTCGGTGACGGAAGAGACGAGCAGCACTGCAGCAGTATGGTTTGCAGGCAGCAGCAGAGCTAGTCCAtgatttcaattaaaataggccaaatgttgtaaaaaggccaaacctttcacaaaagtttcagaaaggtcctgaccttttaattttgtcgattttgaccaaaaactgattatttggttttacaaaagtcctgacctttcaattttgtcgattttggccaaaaattgggtaattgattttggaggtcactgtacttttcaaaaattgcaaaatagtgaccgaacttcaaaacgtaacattttaattactatactatttggttatgttaagatagaaggatttttggtcactgaagaaaaatatttcgagtcgattttttgttgattgtgtgtatatatgaaatataaggtattatttgtcataaataattaaaattttattactacatatgtataatttgaccgtaaaacacttaaaaacctcccaaaatcacatatttaaaagtttagtaaccattttgttacgttttgaagttcggtcaccattttgcaattcttgaaaagtacagtgacccctagaatcaattacccaattatttggttttacaaaagtcctgacctttcaatatttggcatgccacataggcgccacataggcgtcacataggtaaattgaaataaaattgggagttggccacaattgaaaccaaataatttgtttttggccaaaatcgacaaaattgaaaggtcaggacttttgtaaaatttttatgaaaggtttggcttttttataacatttgccATTAAAATAAGACCAACacatctaatttatttttcctaTGTGGCATTAATCAGGATATTCTATGATCTTATTATTTGTAAAATCATATTCTATTATGATTATAATTAgacataattatttaaaaatattccaccttgtaatatttttttgtttataccttgatctagaaaaaaattcatttgtacccttttttaagttttcgttttcaactgtaccctttaattttttgacaatttaaataattaaaggatgcaaatattaaaaataataaaatagaagggttatattatactttttcgATTTGTACAAATATAGATAAGTCCTTTAACTTTAAAACTATTCaattaaatcctaaaaatttaattgttataaatttatttatttaaaaaactttcGACCTACCATTGTATTTTTTCGCTTTACAAATCCGCTACTAAAACtcgataatttttttacaaaaaacaaatttttttttatttttttcgggATCTGTTCCTCCTCCATGAAGGAGAAGCAATTGCTGCTGCTCCTCCATGATGAGGAGGAGCAGATCGCGCTCCTCCTCCATGAGGGAGGAGCAGCGAGCTCTTCCTTTAGAAAGttggaaattatttttattaaataaatatatatttttacggttttgtatttaaaaggtatttttgtactattaataatattaaagtctaattagaatataggttaaaaatgaaagactgttttaattttttttctaaatgaaaaaagttcaatttaatattttcgggtacagttgaaaatgaaaaatcaaaaaaagggtacaaatgaatttttcctaggtcggagtataaataaaaaaatattataaggtggaatttttttaagtaattaagccttataattacacctattttttattttattttatattagtaatcatattatttaatttacttttactattattaaaaatataatgacATTAATACTATATTGTATTAATTATAGTCAATTgtctaataaattttttacGAGCTAATCGAGGAAGAGAGCGCGCGAGAGCGTTTGTGGTAGGATTTGATGCCCACCACCTACCTATACCATTAGTTATAACTcattactttttattatttatttttttaaaaattgaatttaaaatataattttgataagtaTTGATAAGTATAAAAGGAAACataatattttatgttaatttcaatatatttgtatttaatatttttaccgtgaatatttatttttaaaaataatgggcttaattattaaaataaatcatttgaACTCATTCTAAAAATGTAAAGATCAAAAATACTATTTACTCATTTTTTTAAGtgcaatttaatttttgttgataTACATATGAGAATCGAACGGTTTTATTACAATTAAACTACTTATGCATAATCAACGCACCTCATAACTAATgttgaaaataaataagttgGACCAATAAATTTTAACTCAAATGCTATAAGCGTAGAGCGGCAATTTTCTCACAAACACTCCTCCTCCCCggttatcaaaaaaaaaacttgaaaataaCATGTCCCATAATTTACTACATAAACTAATGAGATTAATAATTTAACTAATGTAGTACATGGGATCAGGTAATTTGAATGTACGATTGCCAGTATTTGTGCCTAAGATATCACTCCATTGATCTCCCATGTTCCCAATCACTCTGTATCCTTTGCTCTCAAGTTTTGCCCTTTCATTTGATTTGTACATCACTGCTGTCTTACCTGTGTACAATGGTGCCCTGCAGTTTGACCATCATATTATTAGATACAACTAAATGCTAAAATATATTTAGGTTTTATGGAACAATTTTTCCGacttattgtaatttttatcaAAGTCTTAAAGAAAGACTTAAAACTCAACTCAgtttcaaatgtttttttatcatttttttccgATCAATTTAACTATGTGAGCTTAATCTCACATGAATTTTATACTACGTTGATGGATCTGAAATATAAACTTACTTGAGTATAAGCTTCATAAAATGGCGGTAACCAGCTTTCTTGAGATTGTTTGTGGTGACAATTCTTTGGTCTTCAGCTCTTCCAGTTATGAAGACAATCTTAATCCCAAGTGAAACTAGTTTCTTGTAAAAGCTCAGAGATTCTGGCAGGGCTGGAGCTTTGCCTGTCAGAACCCATTTGTTGAACATTGTGGCGTTGAAAACTTCCATCCtgcaatagtttttttttttttttaagaaaaattatacaaaaagagagcgtatttttatgatttttttttaaaataagccctatttttataaacaatttgacgaaaataaatttgaaaatattctttttatgaattaacttttcaaaacatcaattttaattaatttccatGAGTATATTTTAACTATAGCCAATTAGACATATTCATATAAAGAaactaaacattttaatttttttcatttatgattAAAGCTAACATTTTTCGATCAATGTATagttaggataaaattgacgaatttaaaagatttgtatacaaatataaataaattaaaaataaattgaccTAATCAGTATACATTAATATAAGTGATGTTGTTAGTggtttgatattaattaattgcAAATGTGTAATAGAGTAGATCTACAGCAATTAAAATACATATCAATCATCCAGTGTAATTTATATATTCACTGtagacaaattttaattttttttttttgtgaaaatgAAAGGTAAGAATATAATGTTATTATCATtctatattttcaaattaaaattgcCCCTCATTTCTCAAGATTAATTATTACCCGACAGTATTAATCAGTCCTTAAATTTTAGCCTTCTACTTCTATATTCTTGGCCTCAAAACAAATAAATGAGTGAAAGACAAATACTTACCCAAATCCATGGTGAGCATAGTAAGGTAGATTAGAGAGTGTAGTCTCATCAATGTCAAAAACCCAAACATCCTTCCCGTCTCCGTCGAGCTTTAAGCTTTCGACGTAACGAAAGGCCTCCTCGATGACGGCCTTCGAGTCTTTTCTGTATTGGTGACCTAACATGTAGTGTCCTACGTACCCTTCACATTTTTCAGGAACCGTTTTCCATCCAATTATATTGTTCATTTCCACCCCGAGCCGCCAGCTCAGGCAGGATGCACCGGGAACGTGGTGGCCAGAGGAACCGGATTGTGGCCGGAGAAGATGGATTTGGTGGGGGATGGTCGACTCTGATGAGCCATGGGAGGTGGTTGCTAGGATTGTTAAAAGGAATAAGATTTGAAAAAATGCCATGGTTGGTATATTTATTTGTATGGATGTCAAGTTTTTGTACTCTTTATATAGatgatttttaaaagaaaattactgaggtaaattaaatttcttcaatttaattttatttgatagatTTGAAGTTTCTTCGAGATAGAATAATGCTTACCATATGGTTACTAGGGATAGAAATTgtattataaattcaaattagaGATAGAAAGCCAAATGAATATAGATATTAGAATCCTTTTCAATATCTATCaccattttattaaattaatatctatatttattttttcactaTTACGTGAACAGGAAAGTGATGGAGAATTGGATTCTAAAGAAACAGCATTATGAATAAAATgaaatctttttcaaaaaagaaaaaaagaaggtGTAGATTATGGCCAATGCAATGAACCAAAATGTCCTTTGGATCTTTATTAATCTTGATTCAATGATCTAAAGAGTTGACCGGCTGAAACAAATTTTTGGTTACCTTATATATTGATAAATACATTCCACTATTATATGTCGCCAAATGTGTCTCTAtgtatttttgcatttttatttattattttttacacttttaaataataacattataaaaatattctcattttaataaggtgttgtgataacgtagcacatctaataggggcgaagcaacctcgccaggaacgaacatcgctaagtcaagcatttcaccaacctggtaacaatgtccgaccttcttgaaatcatagatcacatgacttggggggtcaccgggtCGATGGgcattcaaacatcatccgagacattcatgcctgataaggtcggaccaaggaTTCTACCCGGGCTCTGAGTTATATTCAACTCAGAGCCAGGCCGAGCTCCGAGTTCATGAACCCTGAAGATCGGATCGCATGGCCCGAGCTTCGAGCTACTCTCGAATACaagaaccatgataacttgactcccaagttattCGGGCTTCAAGGTTtgaccgggctccgaggtctTGCCCAGAAGCACACGCTCGTGTACCAAATCCTGGGagcacagaagatcttctgactgGTACGTGaagaatgttccctctgacacacctaacaacccgtgcctcccgcagggatattctgCCACGTACCTGTCaaactgatttctgggaccactggaTGATGTGGTAGACtaaatctatttaaaaaattctcatatatgtacatatatacacacatgagAAATTCTTGAGTATACTGAGTTTATCACGTCACCCGTAAGACACCATTTTACTAAAATCgtgaaattgattttttttttaaatgtgacttttttttctaaaaaaattaaaaacattaattatatgctcaaaaacaaaaaatgaactCATGAATATACAAAGACGAAAAGGGTGTTTGGATTGGGGTTTGTAAAGGGTTGGGAAGGGTTGGGAATTTTCCAACGTATGTTTAGGGATATTTTTGTCAGAgaatatattcattttttatgtgtgggattgaaattttattttttcattcaaattttatatacgACTCAGAGAAGTCTAATGGGTTTTGGAGGGTTACAAATCCTCCAAATTCTCAACTATCAATAATActagtaattttattataccATTGATTAGTTTACAAATAACGCTCTCTCTCTTCTCTCAAACTCTCTCAACttaaaaaccctagccgcatATCTTcaagggaggtgattttggccattttttggTCTAAAATCACCTCCCTCACTCTCAAATCTCTTCTATTGTAGTGTTTGctttcaataattttagattttagttttattttgtgcTTCTTCTCTTCCTTTATGGAGTTTTTGTCTTCCTTTGTGGAGTTATTTTTACCCTTTGTGGATTTTCTTATTTCCTTCATGGAAATTATCTTGGGGTGTAGATCTAAAGTATTATCAAgagaatttttatttctattattctATCAATCAGACTCATAcaaagaccaaagagtcgatttgtggtttaaaataatCACCGAGTGGAGCGGGcggatcgccgagttgcacATACAAAGAGCTCCGTCAACGCGTTTGAAgaatttagatataaatttcTGCTATTTTACTGATGTCCTACTCTCTATGTACTTCTTGAATGTATTGTTTAGTTTACATTTAGATCAAGTTGTACGTTTATTTACCtattaatgaaatattattattattatcaaaaaaaaaaaaaaaatactagtaATTTAGTGGATCTATATCCTCCTAGATGAATACGTTCGGAGCCATACAAAAAACGAGATCTTAAGAGATAAAATTGGGGACCAAAATATTAATGGTAATTAATAGTTGGAgttcaataaaaataatgaactAGTATTTATTGCTAGGGCTGTGCAATCGGTAATTTCgttgaaccgaaaaaaccgaaaattgAAATTGGgagaaaattcaaaatcaaaccgaaacCGAAGTTGGTTCAAATcgaaatcaaaaaattaaaaatttcggtttggtttgatttaaaatcgattttttttaaaaaaaattctttcaattttttaaataaaaattaataaattattgatcAATAACAACTTTACATATATTATTAGTGTGTTTCatctattataataaatttgttaacttatatattagatataattaaagaataaatactaaaaaatataaataaacatattactttaattttttttttaaattgtttttttttcggtcggttcggtttgctCGAACCTAAAACCGAATTAACACCGAATATCAAATTTATAGGCTCACACAAAACGAATCAAACCGTTTAACCAAAAAGTCGAACCAAACTGAAaattttaattcggtttttGCACAGCCTTATTTACCGCCCCTAATTTTTTAGGTACTATCTCCTTTTTTACCTAAatattcttttatctttttcaaattataaaactcATATTCATATCTTCTCAACTCACCTTCAAACATAAACTTGCTGTTAGGAGTGTCAGACATGTCAAATTTTCTGGTTAGAATCGAGATGGAACTGCTGATCGTGCTGGGACTGCTGACCGGAATCGTGGATCTGAAATTGCTGGGTATGATCAGACTGTTGGTTATGGCGAGACTATAGAGCATGACGGGACTAGTGTTGAGTTTGCTAGGCGTGGCGGGACTGGTGGGCAGGCCGGGATTTTACTAGAGTTTATTGGGCAGGTCGGAGAAGTTGAACAAGTTCGACTTTTTGCGGGCTATTTTAGGCAAGTCATGGATATGGGGTTGTTGGCCATGTCAGGGGACTGGTTGTGAATGTTGGTCAAGAGATCATTCGCGTCGAGGTACCGTTTAAGCGGGTTTTGAAGTCTTTAGCTACCCCGCTagtaaaatttttaatttggattGCGTTGCATAACATGGTCCTTTCACTTGATTTCTTTGGTAAGACGCTTTATTGTCCATGCTGGAAATTCTTAGTGCTCGCTTTATAGTGTGGTGGAAATGCTAGAACATATTTAATCCATTGTaagtttgataaaaatatttggtgTGGCATTCTTCATAaattggatttggtttgtatttTCCGGGTTTGTTTGTGGATTTTATGATTCAATGAAAGAGTATTATTCATCGAAGTTCTTATGGaaagttatttaaattttatggtttttaatattgtgagaaatttaaaaatgcaaGAATGAAAGAACTTTTTCAGAGGCGGTTACAAATAAAGAGGTGGTGATTTTTAACTATTTCACCAAGagggttttttaaaaaaaaaattgtaatagaagtttttgttttttgaggtcagattattttagaaattttgatTGTATCTTATTTTCAGGACTGTGAATGTTTCTTCCAAGTCTCTAAACTGTAATTTTTAATGTGCCTCTGGCACCTCGTATGTGCCGCTTGTTATGTAAAAATTTAGAGGTGTTAGATTTTTGCCCCatcgtaatatatatatgaataaaaTTTTCCTACAACCTTGGTTGTAGGAAACTCCTACAACCATTGA
This window of the Mercurialis annua linkage group LG5, ddMerAnnu1.2, whole genome shotgun sequence genome carries:
- the LOC126683359 gene encoding uncharacterized protein LOC126683359, producing the protein MSFRGRGRGRGGRFGGGGGGGFGFARQEPYVEFPEVELPDRKGVKEERVLVVGNAKLVNFWKSSPYYLEDTSSKKSQNMDVERFSDRGKSKTTLKRDSLGNFLLLQPSNFPKELIAGTKWDRPNPKKVRWDSHSEVQKWDLFEKLEQKYEGRDEKGEKEKKEGDEEEEDDEEEVEDAEEELSDDDYNQNVDFDDDDDDYNDADDGGNDEPEY
- the LOC126680188 gene encoding acid phosphatase 1-like, which gives rise to MAFFQILFLLTILATTSHGSSESTIPHQIHLLRPQSGSSGHHVPGASCLSWRLGVEMNNIIGWKTVPEKCEGYVGHYMLGHQYRKDSKAVIEEAFRYVESLKLDGDGKDVWVFDIDETTLSNLPYYAHHGFGMEVFNATMFNKWVLTGKAPALPESLSFYKKLVSLGIKIVFITGRAEDQRIVTTNNLKKAGYRHFMKLILKAPLYTGKTAVMYKSNERAKLESKGYRVIGNMGDQWSDILGTNTGNRTFKLPDPMYYIS